From the genome of Thermocrinis jamiesonii, one region includes:
- the mnmE gene encoding tRNA uridine-5-carboxymethylaminomethyl(34) synthesis GTPase MnmE: protein MKQREPIVAIATPYGESAIGVVRLSGLGVLEKVLPFVKIKGKIKERYAHFVKLFDEKGEQIDEGIMIYYKAPKSYTGEDMVELFLHGNPLILKRVVELFLNNGVRMAQRGEFTKRAFLNGKIDLLQAEAVGDLIGAKSELALKSAIRQLRGDLSEFIKPLREKLINLCAFVEASIEFEEQDIPTLSKEEILQSIEDILTKIENLLSTVKTGEFLRKGLNLAIVGKPNVGKSSLFNKLLGTQRAIVTDIPGTTRDFLQEPLNLEGIPINLIDTAGIRRSSDPVEIIGIQRSIEKLNSAHLILFVAQAHEPLQEEDLYIYSLVRDKNHLVVLNKVDLGLWEGHKDVFKDFVLVSAKTGDGLQELKDRVLEAVGRNVGEGLYISIRHANLLQKSLEVLKLVKDKISVEEVSPEILMLYLREAQSYLDELIGEVTTEELLGEIFSNFCIGK from the coding sequence ATGAAACAAAGGGAACCCATAGTAGCCATAGCTACACCTTATGGAGAAAGTGCTATAGGTGTTGTAAGGCTCAGTGGTCTTGGTGTGCTTGAAAAGGTTTTGCCTTTTGTAAAGATAAAGGGAAAAATAAAAGAGAGGTATGCCCATTTTGTTAAGCTTTTTGACGAAAAGGGAGAGCAGATAGACGAGGGAATAATGATTTACTACAAAGCTCCCAAAAGTTATACGGGAGAGGATATGGTGGAGTTATTTTTGCACGGAAATCCATTAATTCTCAAGAGGGTTGTTGAGCTGTTCTTGAACAACGGAGTTAGAATGGCTCAGAGGGGGGAATTCACCAAGAGGGCTTTTTTGAATGGAAAGATAGACCTGCTTCAGGCTGAGGCAGTTGGAGACTTAATAGGAGCAAAATCTGAGCTTGCACTGAAAAGTGCCATAAGACAGCTAAGGGGAGATCTATCGGAGTTTATAAAACCGCTTAGGGAAAAACTTATAAACCTCTGTGCCTTTGTGGAAGCAAGCATAGAGTTTGAGGAGCAGGACATTCCTACCCTCAGCAAAGAAGAAATACTTCAATCTATTGAAGACATTCTGACAAAGATAGAGAACTTGCTATCTACGGTAAAGACGGGAGAGTTTTTGAGAAAGGGCTTAAACTTGGCTATTGTGGGAAAGCCAAACGTAGGTAAGTCTTCGCTTTTTAACAAATTGCTTGGAACCCAAAGGGCTATAGTAACGGACATACCCGGCACCACAAGGGACTTTTTGCAAGAACCTTTGAACTTAGAAGGTATTCCCATAAACCTCATAGACACCGCAGGGATAAGGCGTTCTTCGGATCCTGTTGAGATTATAGGCATTCAAAGGAGCATAGAGAAATTAAATAGCGCGCACTTAATACTTTTCGTAGCCCAAGCCCACGAACCACTTCAAGAAGAAGACCTATACATATACTCCCTCGTCAGGGACAAAAACCACCTGGTGGTGTTAAATAAAGTAGATTTAGGATTGTGGGAAGGACACAAAGACGTGTTTAAAGACTTTGTTTTGGTTAGTGCTAAAACTGGCGATGGTTTGCAAGAATTAAAGGACCGAGTGCTTGAAGCGGTGGGAAGGAATGTGGGTGAAGGTCTTTATATCTCTATAAGGCATGCAAACCTCTTGCAAAAATCCTTGGAGGTATTAAAATTAGTAAAAGATAAAATAAGCGTAGAAGAAGTATCTCCGGAAATTCTCATGCTTTATCTGAGAGAAGCTCAAAGTTATTTGGACGAATTAATAGGTGAAGTAACCACTGAAGAACTTTTAGGGGAAATATTTTCTAATTTTTGCATAGGCAAGTAA